Proteins encoded in a region of the Podarcis muralis chromosome 4, rPodMur119.hap1.1, whole genome shotgun sequence genome:
- the RPL8 gene encoding large ribosomal subunit protein uL2, giving the protein MGRVIRGQRKGAGSVFRAHVKHRKGAAKLRAVDFAERHGYIKGIVKDIIHDPGRGAPLAKVVFRDPYRFKKRTELFIAAEGIHTGQFVYCGKKAQLNIGNVLPVGTMPEGTIVCCLEEKPGDRGKLARASGNYATVISHNPETKKTRVKLPSGSKKVISSANRAVVGIVAGGGRIDKPILKAGRAYHKYKAKRNCWPRVRGVAMNPVEHPFGGGNHQHIGKPSTIRRDAPAGRKVGLIAARRTGRLRGTKTVQEKEN; this is encoded by the exons ATGGGCCGTGTAATCAGAGGTCAAAGAAAAGGTGCGGGGTCAGTGTTCAGAGCCCATGTGAAGCACAGGAAAGGCGCAGCAAAGCTGAGAGCTGTAGACTTTGCTGAAAGGCATGGCTATATCAAAGGCATTGTAAAG GATATAATTCACGATCCTGGTCGAGGAGCTCCTCTTGCCAAGGTTGTTTTCCGTGATCCGTACaggtttaagaaacgcacagAATTGTTCATTGCAGCCGAGGGCATTCATACTGGGCAGTTTGTTTACTGTGGCAAGAAAG CTCAGCTCAACATTGGCAATGTCCTGCCCGTTGGTACTATGCCAGAAGGCACAATTGTCTGCTGTCTTGAAGAGAAGCCAGGTGATCGTGGTAAACTGGCCCGTGCTTCTGGGAACTATGCCACAGTTATCTCCCACAATCCTGAAACCAAAAAAACCAGAGTGAAGCTGCCTTCTGGGTCCAAGAAGGTGATCTCCTCTGCAAACAGAGCAGTTGTTG GTATTGTTGCTGGTGGTGGTCGTATTGACAAACCTATCTTGAAAGCTGGACGGGCTTACCACAAATACAAGGCAAAGAGAAACTGCTGGCCACGTGTCCGTGGTGTAGCTATGAAC CCTGTTGAACATCCCTTTGGTGGTGGTAACCATCAGCACATTGGTAAGCCTTCAACCATCCGGAGAGATGCTCCAGCTGGTCGCAAGGTTGGTCTCATTGCGGCCCGTCGTACTGGCAGACTGCGTGGAACAAAGACCGTGCAGGAGAAGGAGAACTAA